The stretch of DNA TAGAACATTTAGGTATTTTGTGCTATGTCTGCGGTGTTTAACTGTTTGCTTGTTAATatgttgtgtaaataaatatgtaattgaTTTGTTCTAAACTGCGAACTTAAAACTGTGTCCGAGTTGGGTAAAAGGTAACTGAAATTAGCATCCCACCATCGTAGTTATATGTTCCCTAGACAAAATGAAATGAGCCATATCATTGGTGGGAGGGCTACATTTGTGGGGGCATCGTCCGGGATAGAATAcgattatttttctttctttcccatgTGAATTGTTTGAATATATACCAGACATAGGCTActgttatttttttgtctttctttttgacTTTATTGTTAAACACTGATATAACATTACAAAAGCAACATGGATGCAGATCAAATTCTTGCTTGGTGCAACGAGAAATGTATTTCTTTTGAGAATGCTTTTGTGTTAAGTCAGGTGGCAATAGACATTTCTGAGACAGATGTTTACAAAGTGTTAGACACAGTCAAAGATATTGGTAGGACAAAAGTATGCAGTCGACGCCGTGATCACAGTGGACAACAAGATTTTGTGTTAGTTGAAACTTCTGTTCAGCTATCTGAAATTACTGTTCCAGCTACAGTAGGAATAGTGGATGAAATGGGTCCATGGCCTGTACACATAGTCAGTGAATTACCTCCGGCTCCATCACCTAAAAGAGATGACTTCCAAACTAAgttgctttcttttcttcaacAAGAGGGAAAATCTTTAGCTGACATCCATAATATAGCTCCCCCAACGCCCACAGTTAATGCAGAGTTAGTTAAAGCTATTAACTCACTAGTGCAAAAATGTAACATTGTTTCACCAGTAGAAACTCAGAGTTATAGGAAGCTGCGCACATTCTCAGGATTGACACCTGCACCTAGTGGTGAAGATGAGTATGACGTGTGGGCCGAACATGTTTCTCATATCTTGGAAGAATGGCAATGTTCTGACTCTTTGAAGAAACAGAAACTAGTGGAATGTCTTAGGGGGACAGCCTCTGATATTGTGAGGTTTGTCAAGATTGAAAATCCTTCAGCTACATCTGGTGACTACCTCAGTGCTCTAGAAACTGCATTTGGAAATACAGAAAGCGCATCTGATTTGCTGGTGAGGTACAAAAGCACTTTtcaagaagagggggaaaaactcTCTGCATACATATTGAAACTGGACAAATTGCTGCATGTGGTGCTTCGAAAAAAAGGCATTGACTATTCTGATATGAATCGTCTCCGAATTCAACAAATCATCCGAGGAGCGCTTCCCACTGACATGGTCGCACTTCGCCTAAGGATGACCCACAAGTTGCGAGAGCCGCCTTCTTTTGCTGAGCTTTTGAAAGAGGTACGGGAAGAGGAGAATATGGTTTACAACCGAAACACAGCCAAAGCCACAGTGGCCTTGTCTGCGGTGGCCTCTACCACAACCTCAtctaatgaaactgaaattgaGGTACTCAAGAAAGAAATTATGGGATTGAAAAGTGCAGTAACTCAGTTGTCGTCAGCGGCTGTCGTCCCAGCACCAGCTGAGCCTTCAAAGCTACACAGTTTAGCTGTGACTCCTTCTGCTGACAAAGTGGTGCCAGCGAAATCAGGGGGTGGAGCCACGTACTTCTGTTATCAATGTGGTGAAGATGGTCATTTCCAACGTTACTGTCGTAATGAAGAGAACCTGCGCAAAGTAAACCAGCGACTCATTAAGATGACACGGCCAAAGGGAAACTTCACCGGGGCTCAGTAGCGGAACGACCTGAAGCTCCACAAAAGACACGTTCCACAAGATGCAAAACACTAGAACAGAGAAAATGTACGCTTCCCTCAGGATTAGTAGGGCCTACTTCTATCCTTCCCATCCAGATAGAGGGCATCTACGCTAAAGCGTTGCTGGATAGTGGGTCACAAATTACTCTTTTGTACAGATCCTTTTATCAGAAGTACTTAAAGCATCTGCCGTTAACTCCAATTGAGAATTTGGAGATTTGGGGGCTGAGTTCTGAGAGTTACCCATATGATGGTTGTTTGTCTGTAAAGCTTGAGTTTCCGGGATCTGTGACAGGAGTAAATGAGACCATAAGTGcacttgtgttggtgtgtcctGATCCCATCATGAAGGGTGAAGTGTCTATACTAGTGGGAACAAACACCTCAGTGGTGAAAAAGCTTGTGGAAGTATGTAAAGAAAAGGGAGGGGAAAATTTCCTTAAAACTTTGGCCGTTCATCCAGTTATGAAGAATGCTTATGAGAAAGTAATGGTGATGTCTGATCAGTCAGCAGACACTGAGCGGGGCACTGTTTGGTTTTCTGGAAATAAGCCCTTAACGTTGTCCCCTGGTGAGACTGCAAGTGTCACAGGAATCCCTAAATATCCTAAAATGTCCTCTAGCAGTGCACTCCTTATAGATTATCCTGAAGAGTCTCGGTTTCCAGAGGAACTGCTTGTTAGGCCGGAGATACAAGCTGCAAGTGCTTTACAGTCAAAAAGAATCACTGTAACAGTCCGAAATGTTTCTGTGCACACAGTTACCCTGAAGAGGGGCATGCCTATTGCCCATATCTTTCCAGTGGAGGTGGTATCCAGTAACCCTTCCTCTAAGGAGAGCAGTTCTGGAGGTCAGTGGACAACAGAGTCATTCAATTTTGGTGATTCACCAGTCTCTCAAAAGTGGAGGAACAGGTTGACGCAAAAGATGCTGGATAGGAGTGATGTTTTCTCGCGCCATGAATTTGACGTGGGATGTGCTAGGAGTACACAACACCAGATTAGGTTGACTGAGGATAAACCATTTAGAGAAAGATCTCGTCGGCTTGACCAGCTGACATTGAAGATGTGAGACAACACCTGGCCAATCTAAAGGATGCTGGTATCATTTCAGAGTCACGGAGTCCTTACGCCTCACCCATAGTGGTTGTGAGGAAAAAGAATGGGCAGGTTCGAATGTGTGTGGACTATAGGACTCTAAATCGACGCACAACTCCAGATCAGTATACAGTCCCAAGGATAGAAGATGCTCTGGCTTGCCTTAATGGAAGCAAATGGTTCAGCGTGCTTGATTTAAGGAGTGGGTATTATCAAGTCCCTCTTTGTGATCAAGATAAAGAAAAGACTGCCTTCATTTGTCCTGTGGGTTTCTATCAATTTGAGAGGATGCCTCAGGGGATATCAGGTGCCCCTGCGACTTTCCAGCGCATTATGGAAAGGACAGTTGGTGACATGAACTTGTTAGAAGTCTTAGTATATCTCGATGACCTCATCATCTTTGGCAAGACTCTCGAGGAACATGAGGAGAGGCTCCTCAAAGTGCTGGATCGGTTGAAAGATGAGGGACTCAAGTTGTCATTAGACAAATGCAAGTTCTGTCAGACCTCAGTCAGCTATGTAGGGCACATTGTTTCTCAAGATGGTGTCTCTACAGATCCATCGAAAATAGAGGCAGTAAGCTCCTGGCCCCGCCCCTGTAATGTGACAGAGTTACGGTCATTTTTGGGATTCTGTGGGTATTACAGGAGATTTGTAAAGGATTTTTCACTTGTGTCATTCCCCTTGAATCAGTTACTGCAGGGTTGTTTGACAGGTAAGATGGTGGGGAAGGCTGCCAAGATGAAACCTGTTGAAAAGGTGTATTACAAACCCTCTGAGCTTTTTGGTGACCGTTGGGATGAGCGTTGCGAGGCTGCATTTGAAGAGCTAAAAGCTAGACTCACCAAAGCTCCAGTATTGGCTTTTGCTGACTCTCGTCTTCCATATACCTTACATGTGGATGCTAGCTGTGAGGGCCTTGGAGGTGTTTTGTATCAAGATCAAGGCCAAGGGTTGCGCCCA from Clupea harengus unplaced genomic scaffold, Ch_v2.0.2, whole genome shotgun sequence encodes:
- the LOC105912167 gene encoding paraneoplastic antigen Ma1-like — its product is MGPWPVHIVSELPPAPSPKRDDFQTKLLSFLQQEGKSLADIHNIAPPTPTVNAELVKAINSLVQKCNIVSPVETQSYRKLRTFSGLTPAPSGEDEYDVWAEHVSHILEEWQCSDSLKKQKLVECLRGTASDIVRFVKIENPSATSGDYLSALETAFGNTESASDLLVRYKSTFQEEGEKLSAYILKLDKLLHVVLRKKGIDYSDMNRLRIQQIIRGALPTDMVALRLRMTHKLREPPSFAELLKEVREEENMVYNRNTAKATVALSAVASTTTSSNETEIEVLKKEIMGLKSAVTQLSSAAVVPAPAEPSKLHSLAVTPSADKVVPAKSGGGATYFCYQCGEDGHFQRYCRNEENLRKVNQRLIKMTRPKGNFTGAQ